A single window of Falco peregrinus isolate bFalPer1 chromosome 11, bFalPer1.pri, whole genome shotgun sequence DNA harbors:
- the FLRT3 gene encoding leucine-rich repeat transmembrane protein FLRT3 yields MISVTWSIFLVWTKIGLLLDMAPYSVSAKPCPSVCRCDVGFIYCNDRDLTSIPTGIPEDATTLFLQNNQINNAGIPSELKNLLRVERIYLYHNSLDEFPTNLPKYVKELHLQENNIRTITYDSLSQIPYLEELHLDDNSVSAVSIEDGAFRDNIYLRLLFLSRNHLSTIPWGLPKTIEELRLDDNRISTISELSLQDLTNLKRLVLDGNLLNNHGLGDKVFMNLVNLTELSLVRNSLTAAPVNLPGTNLRRLYLQENHINRVPPNAFSYLRQLYRLDMSNNNLSNLPQGVFDDLDNITQLFLRNNPWHCGCKMKWVRDWLQSLPLKVNVRGLMCQAPEKVRGMAIKDLNAELFDCKDNGMISTIQITTAVPNTLYPAQGHWPVSVTKQPDIKTPNLNKNYRTTASPVRKIITIFVKSVSTETIHISWKVALPMTALRLSWLKMGHSPAFGSITETIVTGDRNDYLLTALEPESPYRVCMVPMETSNIYLSDETPECIETETAPLKMYNPTTTLNREQEKEPYKNSSLPLAAIIGGAVALVAIALLALVCWYVHRNGSLFSRNCAYSKGRRRKDDYAEAGTKKDNSILEIRETSFQMIPITNDQVSKEEFVIHTIFPPNGMNLYKNSHSESSSNRSYRDSGIPDSDHSHS; encoded by the coding sequence ATGATTAGTGTAACCTGGAGCATCTTCCTAGTTTGGACTAAAATAGGGCTGTTACTTGACATGGCACCTTATTCTGTTAGTGCCAAACCATGCCCTTCAGTATGTCGCTGTGATGTGGGTTTCATATATTGTAATGATCGCGATTTGACGTCTATTCCTACAGGAATCCCAGAGGATGCTACTACCCTCTTCCTTCAGAACaatcaaataaataatgctGGGATTCCTTCAGAACTGAAGAACTTGCTTAGGGTGGAAAGAATATATTTATACCACAACAGCCTAGATGAATTCCCCACTAACCTCCCTAAGTACGTTAAGGAACTGCATTTGCAGGAGAATAATATAAGGACCATTACTTATGATTCGCTTTCACAAATTCCTTATCTGGAAGAACTGCATTTGGATGATAATTCCGTTTCCGCTGTTAGCATCGAGGATGGAGCTTTCCGGGACAACATCTATCtcagacttctttttctctctcgAAATCACCTTAGCACCATTCCCTGGGGTTTGCCTAAAACGATAGAAGAGCTACGCTTGGATGATAATCGTATTTCCACGATTTCAGAGCTGTCCCTTCAAGACCTTACAAATCTAAAACGTCTTGTTTTAGACGGAAATCTTCTCAATAATCATGGATTAGGAGACAAAGTGTTCATGAATCTTGTCAATCTTACAGAACTGTCATTGGTCCGCAATTCGCTCACAGCCGCACCTGTAAATTTGCCAGGAACAAACCTAAGAAGGCTTTATCTTCAAGAAAACCACATCAACCGTGTGCCACCCAATGCTTTCTCTTACTTAAGGCAGTTGTATCGGCTAGATATGTCCAACAACAATCTTAGCAATTTACCTCAGGGTGTCTTTGATGATCTGGACAACATCACTCAGCTTTTTCTTCGCAACAACCCTTGGCACTGTGGGTGCAAAATGAAATGGGTACGTGACTGGTTACAGTCGTTGCCTTTAAAAGTTAATGTACGTGGACTGATGTGTCAGGCACCAGAAAAAGTACGTGGAATGGCTATCAAAGACCTCAACGCAGAACTATTTGATTGTAAGGACAACGGCATGATAAGCACCATCCAAATCACTACTGCGGTACCAAACACATTATACCCAGCGCAGGGGCACTGGCCAGTTTCTGTCACCAAACAACCAGACATCAAAACTCCCAACCTAAATAAAAACTACAGAACCACAGCAAGCCCAGTACGCAAAATCATTACAATATTTGTGAAATCCGTAAGCACGGAAACTATTCACATCTCCTGGAAAGTTGCACTGCCAATGACAGCTTTAAGGCTGAGCTGGCTCAAGATGGGTCACAGCCCCGCCTTTGGATCTATAACCGAAACGATAGTTACAGGCGACAGAAACGACTATTTGCTCACGGCTCTTGAACCAGAATCGCCATACCGTGTATGCATGGTTCCCATGGAAACCAGCAACATCTATCTCTCCGACGAAACGCCTGAATGCATCGAGACTGAGACAGCGCCTCTTAAAATGTACAACCCTACCACCACCCTCAATCGGGAGCAAGAGAAAGAACCTTACAAAAACTCCAGCTTGCCCTTAGCTGCCATCATCGGTGGCGCGGTGGCGCTGGTGGCCATAGCGCTGCTAGCCCTGGTCTGCTGGTACGTCCACAGAAACGGGTCCCTGTTCTCCCGGAACTGCGCCTACAGCAAGGGACGCCGGAGAAAAGATGACTACGCCGAAGCGGGAACGAAGAAGGATAATTCCATCCTAGAAATCAGGGAGACTTCTTTCCAGATGATACCAATAACCAACGACCAAGTGTCCAAGGAGGAATTTGTAATACACACCATTTTCCCACCTAATGGCATGAATCTGTACAAGAACAGCCACAGTGAAAGCAGTAGTAACAGGAGCTACAGAGACAGTGGTATTCCAGATTCAGATCATTCACACTCATGA